One genomic region from Bacillota bacterium encodes:
- a CDS encoding pyridoxal phosphate-dependent aminotransferase, translating into MKDVIHLEIGEPDFFTPVHVLDAADVAARQGWTKYAPSLGDPELRAAVAEKVERENGIKADPKTEVIITCGGMSAIASAVMALVDDGDEVMLPDPGWANYLGHVLMAGGNPVYVPLKEEKGFALDPETVRAKITPKTKLIIVNSPSNPTGGITPPDSLAEVTRICAGAGVYVISDEVYEKLVFEGRHYSPASDPAVRDWVITVNSFSKTYSMTGWRVGYAVAAQPVIAGMMRLQEQMIACPSSVSQRAGLAALRGPQQCVTEMREQYRRRRDIVVEGFNRIPGFSCQKPPATFYAFPSIKSFGIPSMEFAMTLLEKTGVATVPGRAFGPSGEGYLRISFATSEKSIEEGLRRIEKAVSSGALESKR; encoded by the coding sequence ATGAAAGACGTCATCCATCTCGAGATCGGAGAACCGGACTTCTTCACCCCCGTGCACGTACTCGACGCAGCCGACGTGGCAGCCAGACAGGGCTGGACGAAGTACGCCCCGAGCCTGGGTGACCCCGAGCTCCGGGCGGCTGTGGCGGAAAAGGTTGAGAGGGAGAACGGCATCAAGGCCGACCCGAAAACCGAGGTCATCATCACGTGCGGAGGTATGAGCGCTATAGCCTCGGCCGTGATGGCGCTCGTGGACGACGGGGACGAGGTCATGTTACCGGACCCGGGCTGGGCCAATTATCTGGGCCACGTCCTGATGGCGGGTGGTAACCCCGTCTACGTCCCGCTCAAGGAAGAGAAAGGCTTCGCGCTCGACCCCGAAACGGTCAGGGCCAAGATTACCCCGAAGACGAAACTGATCATCGTCAACAGCCCATCCAACCCGACGGGCGGGATTACGCCTCCCGATAGTCTCGCCGAGGTGACGAGGATCTGCGCGGGGGCCGGGGTTTACGTCATCTCGGATGAGGTCTACGAGAAGCTCGTGTTCGAGGGCAGGCATTACAGCCCCGCATCGGACCCGGCCGTGCGCGATTGGGTCATCACGGTGAATTCGTTCTCGAAGACATACTCGATGACGGGCTGGCGTGTCGGGTACGCTGTCGCCGCTCAGCCGGTGATCGCCGGAATGATGCGCCTTCAGGAGCAGATGATCGCCTGCCCGAGCTCGGTTTCTCAGCGCGCGGGGCTGGCGGCGCTCCGTGGGCCGCAGCAGTGCGTTACCGAAATGCGCGAGCAGTACAGGAGACGGCGCGACATCGTCGTCGAGGGTTTCAACAGGATACCCGGATTCTCGTGCCAGAAGCCGCCTGCCACGTTCTACGCCTTTCCGAGCATCAAGTCGTTCGGCATCCCGTCGATGGAATTCGCGATGACGCTCCTCGAAAAGACCGGCGTGGCCACCGTGCCCGGCAGGGCGTTCGGGCCGAGCGGCGAAGGCTACTTGAGAATTTCGTTCGCGACCTCGGAGAAGAGCATTGAGGAAGGCCTGCGGCGGATCGAGAAGGCCGTCTCATCCGGAGCACTGGAGTCCAAACGTTGA
- the murJ gene encoding murein biosynthesis integral membrane protein MurJ, with protein MARLDGSGNGPLETIGENAGYKTATRGEGAVAGASAVIAGVAGLAKLAGFLRDRSLGIAFGAGSESDAYLVATWLPPLLVAVIVSAVNTSLLPVFTELRVRGENRAAWRLVSAVLNLAVVVSGALMVAGLVWAGDLARLVAPGFDEATTATTALLLKITMPCMVFLTLHAVGSTVLHSFRCFAPPAAGAVLVNAATIAAIVFGAGRWGIGAVALGTVTGYALQAVLLAPFLRGRWGHYSTSLGLRDPNVRRVLVLAAPVTAVAALSQVSGVIEKYLASGLSAGSIAALTFASKLIMLPTGLFAIAVSTVVFPVMAEAASRGDLESVNSSVQRGTRILVYVTLPAVVGLSALRYPVVQALFEKGAFGPEATEATALAVLCYSASMLFKSVEPVFGRAFHAMQDTLTPSAITLAGVPLFGVTAVLLSGPLGHAGIALATSLSSAVVFAVNVALLRRRHHVSPGVTALSSFVLRLVIPCGVMAGVSFAALAAARAIGVGRAIAMLSAVGAGAVAYFVATLVTGVKEARDAVRVFRTVARKVATVAPRSAAH; from the coding sequence GTGGCCCGCCTCGATGGTTCCGGTAACGGCCCGCTCGAGACCATAGGCGAGAATGCGGGGTATAAGACCGCCACGCGTGGTGAAGGGGCCGTCGCTGGAGCCAGCGCCGTCATCGCGGGCGTCGCGGGGCTGGCCAAACTTGCGGGATTCCTGAGGGACCGTTCCCTCGGGATCGCATTCGGGGCGGGCTCCGAGTCAGACGCGTACCTTGTAGCCACCTGGTTGCCACCCCTGCTCGTCGCCGTGATAGTCAGCGCCGTTAACACGTCGCTGCTTCCTGTGTTCACCGAGCTTCGCGTCAGGGGCGAAAACAGGGCCGCCTGGCGCCTGGTCTCCGCCGTGCTCAACCTGGCGGTGGTGGTTTCCGGCGCGCTGATGGTGGCGGGGCTCGTGTGGGCGGGCGACCTCGCGCGGCTCGTGGCGCCGGGGTTCGACGAGGCGACGACGGCAACCACAGCGCTGCTTCTCAAGATCACGATGCCATGCATGGTGTTCCTTACCCTGCACGCCGTGGGGTCGACGGTGCTCCATTCCTTCAGGTGTTTCGCTCCGCCCGCCGCAGGCGCGGTGCTCGTCAACGCCGCCACCATCGCGGCGATCGTGTTCGGCGCCGGCAGGTGGGGGATAGGCGCGGTCGCGCTCGGAACGGTCACCGGATACGCGCTCCAGGCAGTGTTGCTTGCGCCTTTCCTGCGAGGGCGCTGGGGTCATTACTCCACCTCGCTGGGGCTCAGGGACCCCAACGTCCGGCGCGTCCTGGTCCTGGCCGCCCCCGTAACCGCCGTAGCCGCACTTTCCCAGGTGTCCGGCGTAATCGAGAAGTACCTCGCGTCCGGGCTAAGCGCCGGTAGCATTGCCGCCCTGACGTTCGCGAGCAAGCTCATCATGCTTCCCACCGGGCTGTTCGCAATCGCCGTTTCCACTGTTGTCTTCCCGGTGATGGCCGAGGCAGCCAGTCGCGGTGACCTCGAATCAGTCAACTCATCGGTCCAGCGCGGGACCAGGATCCTGGTGTACGTGACGCTCCCCGCGGTGGTCGGCCTCTCCGCGCTCAGATACCCGGTGGTGCAGGCGCTGTTCGAGAAGGGGGCGTTCGGCCCCGAGGCGACGGAGGCAACCGCCCTGGCGGTACTGTGCTACTCCGCAAGCATGCTGTTCAAGTCGGTTGAACCGGTCTTCGGCAGGGCGTTTCACGCCATGCAAGATACCCTGACGCCGTCAGCGATAACGCTCGCGGGGGTGCCCCTCTTCGGTGTGACGGCGGTGCTGCTCAGCGGTCCGCTCGGCCATGCCGGAATCGCCCTGGCGACGTCGTTGTCATCCGCCGTCGTATTCGCGGTTAACGTGGCTCTTCTCCGCCGCCGCCACCACGTCTCGCCTGGCGTGACGGCCCTCTCATCGTTTGTGCTCCGCCTCGTGATCCCGTGTGGCGTGATGGCCGGCGTATCTTTCGCTGCGCTGGCGGCCGCGCGGGCGATCGGGGTTGGCCGGGCAATCGCGATGCTCTCGGCAGTGGGCGCGGGCGCCGTGGCGTATTTCGTCGCTACCCTCGTCACGGGGGTTAAGGAGGCTCGCGATGCCGTGAGGGTTTTCCGCACCGTTGCCCGGAAGGTCGCCACGGTCGCGCCGAGAAGCGCCGCCCACTGA
- a CDS encoding penicillin-binding protein 2 → MKRRARSIAALTAVLFLALFLRLFCIQVAQSKWLSLAAVKQRAAGYPLETARGQIYDRNRVPLTDFRFTSLVAFPSIISRKDAVAAAVSSILKTGYSPVRSLLDGEAPAKVAESLTAGQVSALRALGQEGLTLTEESRRYTPVSIARHVVGYVGAGGDGQAGIEKAFDRELRGDYPGSLAVCVDATGRAIPGLGYRVAGSPPVDGRLDVVLTIDWRVQAAVERALDSAWAGAGGFKGAAAVVLDARTGEILGMASRPNYDQSRVAAYIGDPRGQLLNRAVAAYTPGSVFKVVTAAAAIEGGHVGLAERFACRGEVEIGSTTFDCASREKGGHGLIDFRTAVAQSCNVAFIEVGQRVGAESLVKYAGLLGFGRPTPSGILGESGGNVPDPRSIYPGDLANLSIGQWKVMATPLQVAQAMTAVVNGGRLTPVSLVKEVCRPSGLAVKVFRRPAPVQAISPSTAAWLRRALFQATRSGNATAAWVEGNGSAGKTGSAETGRSTGSRNVLHAWFVGYAPAASPRYVCCVLVEEGGYGGTVAAPVFRCIMEELLG, encoded by the coding sequence GTGAAGCGCAGGGCGCGTTCCATAGCCGCTTTGACTGCGGTACTCTTCCTGGCTCTCTTCCTCAGGTTGTTCTGCATACAGGTCGCCCAGTCGAAATGGCTCTCCCTGGCGGCCGTGAAGCAGCGGGCCGCGGGGTACCCGCTGGAGACGGCGAGGGGGCAGATCTACGACCGGAACAGGGTGCCGCTAACGGACTTCCGTTTCACGTCTCTCGTCGCCTTTCCCTCGATCATAAGCCGGAAGGACGCAGTAGCCGCGGCCGTATCATCCATACTCAAGACCGGTTACTCTCCTGTCCGCAGCCTCCTGGACGGTGAGGCGCCGGCGAAGGTGGCGGAGAGCCTCACCGCCGGCCAGGTCTCCGCTTTGAGGGCGCTGGGCCAGGAAGGGCTTACGCTGACAGAGGAGAGTCGCAGGTATACGCCGGTCTCCATCGCGCGCCACGTGGTGGGGTATGTTGGAGCTGGCGGAGATGGCCAGGCAGGGATCGAGAAAGCCTTCGACAGGGAATTGAGGGGGGACTACCCCGGATCGCTGGCCGTGTGCGTTGACGCAACGGGCCGCGCAATCCCGGGACTGGGTTACCGGGTGGCCGGCTCCCCTCCCGTGGACGGAAGGCTCGACGTGGTCCTGACGATCGACTGGCGCGTGCAGGCGGCTGTGGAGCGGGCGCTCGACTCCGCCTGGGCCGGGGCGGGAGGGTTCAAGGGGGCCGCCGCGGTGGTGCTGGACGCGCGCACCGGCGAGATACTCGGAATGGCCAGCAGGCCCAACTACGACCAGTCGCGGGTCGCAGCCTACATTGGCGACCCGCGTGGCCAGCTACTGAACCGGGCGGTCGCGGCGTACACCCCGGGGTCCGTATTCAAGGTCGTGACCGCGGCCGCGGCGATCGAGGGCGGCCACGTGGGCCTGGCCGAGCGGTTTGCCTGCCGCGGAGAAGTCGAAATCGGCTCGACGACGTTCGATTGCGCCAGCCGCGAGAAGGGCGGCCACGGCCTGATCGACTTCAGAACCGCGGTGGCGCAGTCGTGTAACGTGGCGTTCATCGAGGTGGGCCAGAGGGTTGGCGCCGAATCGCTCGTGAAATACGCAGGCCTGCTCGGCTTCGGCAGGCCAACGCCCTCCGGTATCCTCGGCGAAAGCGGGGGCAATGTCCCGGATCCGCGTTCCATTTACCCGGGGGATCTGGCAAACCTGTCGATCGGACAGTGGAAGGTGATGGCGACCCCACTTCAGGTTGCGCAGGCGATGACGGCGGTCGTCAACGGCGGCAGGCTCACCCCCGTCTCACTGGTAAAAGAGGTGTGCCGTCCCTCCGGGCTGGCCGTCAAGGTGTTCCGGAGGCCAGCGCCCGTGCAGGCGATCTCCCCCTCGACCGCGGCCTGGCTTCGCCGGGCGCTCTTCCAGGCCACGAGGTCCGGGAACGCTACGGCCGCGTGGGTTGAGGGCAACGGCTCCGCCGGGAAGACCGGTTCCGCGGAGACCGGGAGGAGTACGGGATCCAGGAACGTGCTGCATGCCTGGTTCGTTGGGTATGCGCCCGCCGCGTCGCCGCGATACGTCTGCTGTGTCCTGGTCGAGGAGGGCGGCTACGGCGGCACTGTCGCGGCTCCGGTTTTCCGCTGTATAATGGAAGAGCTGCTCGGCTAG
- a CDS encoding EamA family transporter: MGGRTSGAFFVAAGATIWGTIGVAGKSLFSHGLDPMLVASCRLSVAFLSMLAYVALFRRDLFRVRAADLLLFAGFGVVSVGLYNFFYLTAIHLTTASTAVVLLYTAPFFAVVVSVVLFKERFGPVEVSGLILAVAGTFLCVGGLSVLRGAANPAGILAGLGSGLTYGLFGVFGKRGIERYDYRTVLVYSLGFGAAFLGLWRSPWSVLGGSLPAPVWAALVYLALGPTVASYCLYHVGLEYTGAGRASVISTVEVVVALVLGRFVLGEILSPAQVGGALMVLGGVALIQMRAGDPYGHSGDHPAETGVSL; encoded by the coding sequence GTGGGCGGGCGTACCAGCGGGGCCTTTTTCGTGGCCGCCGGCGCCACGATATGGGGGACCATAGGTGTCGCCGGGAAGAGCCTGTTTTCCCACGGGCTCGACCCGATGCTGGTAGCTTCCTGCAGGCTGTCCGTCGCGTTCCTCTCGATGCTCGCCTATGTCGCCCTGTTCCGCCGCGACCTATTCCGGGTCCGGGCCGCGGATCTGCTGCTTTTCGCCGGGTTCGGCGTCGTCAGCGTCGGTCTCTACAACTTCTTCTACCTGACCGCGATACACCTCACCACCGCGTCTACCGCCGTCGTCCTCCTTTACACGGCGCCATTCTTCGCCGTGGTTGTTTCCGTGGTCCTGTTCAAGGAGCGGTTCGGTCCTGTGGAGGTCTCAGGGCTAATCCTGGCCGTCGCCGGGACGTTCCTCTGCGTTGGGGGCCTGAGCGTCCTGCGAGGGGCGGCGAACCCCGCTGGAATTCTTGCGGGCCTGGGCTCCGGCCTCACGTACGGCCTGTTCGGGGTGTTCGGGAAGAGGGGAATCGAGCGCTACGATTACCGGACCGTTCTGGTGTACTCCCTGGGTTTCGGCGCGGCATTCCTGGGGCTGTGGAGATCCCCCTGGAGCGTGCTCGGGGGATCACTCCCCGCTCCGGTTTGGGCCGCACTTGTGTACCTCGCGCTCGGGCCGACGGTCGCCTCGTACTGCCTTTACCACGTCGGACTCGAGTACACGGGGGCGGGCAGGGCTAGCGTCATCTCGACGGTGGAGGTGGTCGTCGCTCTGGTCCTCGGCAGGTTCGTGCTCGGCGAAATACTCTCACCAGCGCAGGTTGGAGGGGCGCTGATGGTCCTCGGTGGAGTGGCGCTCATACAGATGAGGGCCGGTGATCCGTACGGACACAGCGGTGACCACCCTGCGGAAACGGGGGTATCCTTATGA
- a CDS encoding sigma-70 family RNA polymerase sigma factor, translating into MLGLLVAMGPALLNSLKYLVSYVNASNTFPQPLSEKEEAHYLDLLEGGDLNARNTLIERNLRLVAHIVKKFDNCVEDPEDLISIGTVGLIKAINTFKQGKGTRLATYAARCIENEIAGPKGRGYSFQSMRSNRGELIDNPSL; encoded by the coding sequence ATGCTCGGGCTCCTCGTTGCCATGGGGCCTGCTCTGCTGAACTCGCTGAAGTACCTGGTGTCCTACGTTAACGCCTCCAACACATTCCCTCAACCCCTTTCCGAGAAGGAGGAAGCCCATTATCTCGATCTCCTCGAGGGCGGCGACCTCAACGCGCGAAACACCCTGATCGAAAGGAACCTTCGCCTCGTGGCACACATCGTGAAGAAGTTCGACAACTGCGTTGAGGACCCCGAAGACCTCATCTCGATCGGCACCGTCGGGCTGATAAAGGCTATTAACACCTTCAAGCAGGGGAAAGGAACCCGCCTGGCAACTTATGCCGCGCGGTGCATCGAGAACGAGATCGCGGGTCCAAAGGGTCGCGGTTATTCGTTCCAATCGATGCGTTCCAATCGAGGGGAACTCATCGACAACCCTTCTCTGTAG
- a CDS encoding recombinase family protein yields MNAAVYVRVSSDEQARHGYSLAAQYESCAARALALGAASVVRYADEGVSGAVISRPGLDSLRDAARSGLVDLVVVMDPDRLSRDLAHQLLITEDLEKAGVRLEFVNFEWKDTPEGHLFYALKGAISQYEKAKIRERTAMGRRQRARAGKMPSGFEPYGYRYDRVTGLLEPDPVEAVWVARIFAWLNDGLGPGAIADRLNSLGVPRKRGGLRWHRSVIRRILANRAYTGVFYANRYDCSGVSLNPYLAPADRARSKLRAKAEWIEVPAPRLVGDEVFAAAQARLESARRLWAGAPRAPYILSGLVVCGSCARPMTGHTSTDWGVQSRWYDCKKSGGRGCGRRVRAGEVEALVWTLVVNVLGAAGGLWDEILSRPDIESLRASIEELGLMLRRIESARESLLRCVSAGLLQADESVAALRACDSEAAGVRDRLRDSTTRLHSLEAEAYSMGEALRGSAGSDPAAWPSVLEAMDPDSRRAVVRELVTGVRVEWSDGRRAPPRDGGRARTRGSRPSRLVLSGPLAQFARPVCAEQRNPDAPAVYEEDPDGGVAVRPDRSGQGR; encoded by the coding sequence TTGAACGCGGCCGTCTACGTGAGGGTATCGTCGGACGAGCAGGCGCGTCACGGGTACAGCCTCGCGGCGCAGTACGAATCGTGCGCGGCGCGCGCGCTGGCGCTGGGCGCGGCGAGCGTGGTCAGGTACGCCGACGAAGGGGTGAGCGGCGCCGTCATTTCGAGACCCGGCCTCGATTCGCTGCGGGACGCAGCCAGATCCGGCCTGGTCGACCTGGTCGTGGTCATGGACCCCGACCGGCTTTCGCGCGACCTGGCGCACCAGCTCCTCATTACCGAAGACCTCGAGAAGGCCGGGGTCCGCCTCGAATTCGTGAACTTCGAATGGAAGGACACGCCCGAGGGACACCTGTTCTATGCCCTGAAGGGAGCGATATCACAGTACGAGAAGGCCAAGATACGGGAGAGGACCGCTATGGGGCGGCGCCAGCGCGCCCGCGCGGGCAAGATGCCGTCGGGATTCGAGCCGTACGGTTACCGGTACGACCGCGTGACAGGGCTGCTCGAACCGGACCCCGTCGAGGCCGTCTGGGTGGCCAGGATATTCGCCTGGCTGAACGATGGACTGGGGCCCGGCGCGATCGCCGACCGCCTCAATTCACTCGGAGTGCCGAGGAAACGCGGCGGGCTCAGGTGGCACCGTTCCGTGATAAGAAGGATACTGGCTAACCGGGCGTACACCGGGGTCTTCTACGCCAATCGCTACGACTGCTCGGGGGTGTCGCTCAACCCATACCTCGCCCCGGCAGACAGGGCCAGGTCGAAGCTCCGCGCGAAGGCGGAATGGATCGAGGTCCCGGCGCCCCGCCTGGTGGGGGACGAGGTATTCGCTGCTGCGCAGGCCAGGCTCGAGTCGGCGAGGCGGCTGTGGGCCGGCGCCCCTCGCGCGCCATACATCCTGTCGGGACTCGTGGTGTGCGGTTCGTGCGCGCGGCCCATGACCGGCCATACCAGCACCGACTGGGGTGTGCAGTCGCGGTGGTACGACTGCAAGAAGAGCGGCGGCCGGGGCTGCGGGCGCAGGGTGCGCGCCGGTGAGGTTGAGGCCCTGGTCTGGACGCTGGTAGTGAACGTCCTCGGCGCTGCGGGCGGGTTATGGGACGAAATCCTGTCGAGGCCCGACATCGAGAGCCTCCGCGCAAGCATCGAGGAACTGGGACTCATGCTGAGGAGGATCGAATCGGCGAGGGAATCCCTGTTGCGTTGCGTCTCGGCGGGGCTTCTCCAGGCGGACGAGTCGGTGGCGGCGCTCCGCGCGTGCGACAGCGAGGCCGCCGGCGTAAGGGACCGGCTTCGCGACTCCACGACGAGGCTTCACTCACTCGAGGCCGAGGCGTACTCGATGGGTGAGGCTCTCCGGGGGAGCGCCGGATCGGACCCTGCCGCGTGGCCTTCAGTGCTCGAAGCGATGGACCCGGACTCCCGGAGGGCCGTGGTCAGGGAACTCGTCACCGGAGTCAGGGTCGAGTGGAGTGACGGACGGCGCGCCCCACCGCGCGACGGGGGCCGCGCAAGGACGCGCGGTTCCAGGCCGTCGCGCCTCGTCCTCAGCGGGCCGCTGGCGCAATTTGCCCGCCCCGTTTGCGCCGAACAACGAAATCCTGATGCACCTGCGGTCTACGAGGAAGACCCGGACGGAGGTGTCGCTGTACGACCCGATAGGAGTGGACAGGGAAGGTAA
- a CDS encoding sigma-70 family RNA polymerase sigma factor: protein MHLRSTRKTRTEVSLYDPIGVDREGNEITLIDVLGSDPDHVPEMVDREFEEARLLEKIGTLDSKERKVLQLRYGLYGGMRKTQREIAHLLGISRSYVSRIEKKAVNKLSREMYAGQRRAQ, encoded by the coding sequence ATGCACCTGCGGTCTACGAGGAAGACCCGGACGGAGGTGTCGCTGTACGACCCGATAGGAGTGGACAGGGAAGGTAACGAAATCACGTTGATAGATGTACTCGGCTCGGACCCGGATCACGTCCCCGAAATGGTCGACAGGGAATTCGAGGAGGCCAGGCTGCTCGAGAAGATTGGCACGCTCGACAGCAAGGAGCGCAAGGTATTGCAGCTCAGGTACGGCCTGTACGGGGGCATGAGGAAGACCCAGCGTGAGATAGCGCACCTTCTGGGGATTTCGAGGTCATACGTCTCGAGAATAGAGAAGAAGGCCGTCAACAAGCTGAGCCGCGAGATGTATGCCGGCCAGCGCCGCGCCCAGTAG
- a CDS encoding YqeG family HAD IIIA-type phosphatase — MPALEGTGRKKGVKGSSGVGRLARLVCPDLCCPSIGDIDLAALKRCGIEGLIVDVDNTLVEWNRHEPTEALHTWFDAVRAAGLRCCIVSNSRRRDGIAAFAKPLGVPFVVPAGKPSPRPFRLAMNLLGTDPSNTAVVGDQVLTDVLGGNALGLYTVLVKPIGTREFAGTRLVRRFERMILRYLRRRGLIPEDPPTV; from the coding sequence ATGCCCGCTCTCGAAGGAACAGGCCGAAAGAAGGGCGTCAAAGGATCAAGCGGGGTGGGCCGGCTCGCGCGGCTGGTCTGCCCCGACCTGTGCTGCCCGTCGATTGGCGATATAGACCTCGCCGCGCTGAAGCGGTGCGGCATCGAAGGCCTGATAGTAGACGTCGACAACACCCTCGTTGAGTGGAACCGGCACGAACCCACCGAAGCCCTACATACCTGGTTTGACGCTGTTCGGGCCGCCGGGCTGCGGTGCTGTATCGTGTCCAACTCGCGACGGAGGGACGGGATAGCCGCGTTTGCAAAACCCCTGGGTGTGCCGTTCGTTGTTCCGGCCGGCAAACCCAGCCCCAGACCGTTCAGGCTCGCGATGAACCTCCTCGGCACGGACCCGTCGAATACGGCCGTCGTGGGAGACCAGGTGCTCACCGATGTCCTGGGCGGGAACGCGCTCGGCCTTTACACTGTCCTCGTGAAACCCATCGGGACTCGCGAATTCGCCGGCACGAGGCTGGTCCGGCGATTCGAGCGAATGATCCTTCGCTATCTTCGCCGTCGCGGCCTGATCCCCGAGGACCCCCCCACGGTCTGA
- a CDS encoding response regulator — MRVVVADSNPMVREMLAACCELIEGVQAVHVALDDVDAIYQVMSTGAGVVVVDVDHPVLDGLWLIRSLRRAGCTARIISTSSAANDHLAGQAAQAGSTVHLVKPFPLEEFFRAVLSGPVRLR, encoded by the coding sequence ATGAGGGTCGTTGTGGCCGACTCGAATCCCATGGTGAGGGAGATGCTCGCGGCTTGCTGCGAGTTGATCGAGGGCGTACAGGCTGTCCACGTGGCCCTCGACGACGTCGACGCGATTTACCAGGTCATGTCGACGGGCGCCGGCGTCGTGGTCGTAGATGTCGACCACCCGGTCCTGGACGGCCTCTGGCTCATTCGGTCGCTGCGCAGGGCCGGTTGCACAGCCAGGATAATCAGCACGTCCAGCGCGGCAAACGATCACCTCGCCGGGCAAGCCGCACAGGCCGGATCGACCGTCCACCTCGTCAAACCTTTCCCCCTCGAGGAGTTCTTCAGGGCGGTCCTGTCCGGGCCTGTCCGCCTCCGGTAA
- a CDS encoding type IV pilus twitching motility protein PilT — protein MVDIDALLNSAVAKHASDLHLSAESPPVYRVFGEVVRDESPPLGCAEIDDAFSRLATPRDREALLSHGQVDFSYSLPGVGRFRVNAFKQRGSTALSVRILWPKVPSLGELSLPLVVAELAMKPSGLVIVAGPAGSGKSSTLAGMVNLINENKTCHVITLEDPIEYLHKHNRSVVNQREVGADTPSFEEGLGAALRQDPDVILVGEVRDLECVRLALTAAETGHLVLASLHTTSAAQAVERIIDVFPPHQQQQVRVQLASALAGIVVQQLVPRMDKPGRIVASEIMTGTPAVRNLIREGRTHQLYSAIQTGAKYGMRTMEQSLRDLYEKHLISMEEFKARSGIDPQRDL, from the coding sequence ATCGTGGACATCGACGCGTTGCTGAACTCCGCGGTTGCGAAACACGCTTCCGACCTTCACCTCAGTGCCGAGTCTCCGCCGGTGTACAGGGTTTTCGGCGAGGTCGTCCGCGACGAGTCACCCCCCCTGGGCTGCGCGGAGATAGACGACGCCTTCTCGAGGTTGGCGACTCCCAGGGACAGGGAGGCGCTGCTCTCGCACGGGCAGGTGGACTTCTCGTACAGTCTCCCCGGAGTCGGGAGGTTCAGGGTGAATGCCTTCAAGCAGCGAGGGTCCACGGCGCTGTCGGTGCGCATCCTGTGGCCGAAGGTGCCTTCTCTTGGCGAGTTATCGCTCCCGCTGGTCGTGGCGGAACTGGCCATGAAGCCTTCAGGCCTTGTAATCGTGGCGGGACCCGCGGGGAGCGGAAAATCCTCCACGCTTGCCGGAATGGTGAACCTGATAAACGAGAACAAGACATGCCACGTGATCACGCTCGAAGACCCCATAGAGTACCTTCACAAACACAATCGCAGCGTCGTCAACCAGCGAGAAGTCGGCGCCGACACGCCCTCGTTCGAAGAGGGGCTGGGCGCCGCGCTGAGGCAGGACCCCGACGTCATTCTCGTCGGCGAGGTGCGCGATCTGGAGTGCGTCAGGCTTGCGCTCACCGCCGCCGAGACCGGGCACCTTGTGCTCGCTTCGCTGCACACGACGAGCGCCGCTCAGGCGGTGGAGAGGATCATAGATGTGTTCCCGCCCCACCAGCAGCAGCAGGTCAGGGTGCAACTCGCCTCGGCCCTCGCCGGGATCGTGGTGCAGCAGCTCGTCCCCAGGATGGACAAGCCCGGGCGAATCGTTGCCTCCGAGATCATGACGGGGACGCCCGCCGTCAGGAACCTGATTAGAGAGGGGCGGACGCACCAGCTGTACTCCGCGATCCAGACCGGCGCGAAGTACGGGATGAGGACCATGGAGCAGTCGCTCAGGGATCTTTACGAGAAGCATCTCATCAGCATGGAGGAGTTCAAGGCCCGTTCTGGTATTGACCCGCAACGGGACCTCTGA
- a CDS encoding prepilin peptidase: MNVSLPAAASYAAFVVMLVVVSAVDIRTHTIPNRLVAAGILLLAASVAARALPLGQSLAGMAAAGGLMFLVALLGRGAMGMGDVKVSLVIGGFLGWPRVLTAMFFSFILVAVAGLLLLALRVKGRKDFIPFGPFLAAGALLGLILGNRVLAWYLARWIRG; this comes from the coding sequence TTGAACGTGTCGCTTCCGGCCGCGGCATCGTATGCCGCATTTGTCGTGATGCTGGTGGTCGTGTCCGCCGTCGACATACGCACTCACACCATACCTAATCGTCTTGTCGCTGCCGGGATACTCCTGCTGGCGGCCTCCGTCGCCGCCCGCGCGCTGCCCCTCGGCCAATCGCTTGCGGGAATGGCGGCGGCGGGCGGCCTCATGTTCCTCGTCGCGTTGCTGGGACGGGGGGCGATGGGCATGGGAGACGTCAAGGTATCCCTGGTAATCGGGGGTTTCCTCGGGTGGCCGCGCGTGCTCACAGCCATGTTCTTCTCATTCATACTTGTGGCCGTGGCCGGGCTCTTGTTGCTCGCGCTGCGGGTCAAGGGCAGGAAAGACTTCATCCCGTTTGGGCCATTCCTTGCCGCTGGCGCTCTCCTGGGGCTCATCCTCGGGAACAGAGTGCTCGCGTGGTACCTTGCGCGGTGGATTCGCGGCTGA